The following are from one region of the SAR324 cluster bacterium genome:
- a CDS encoding amino acid ABC transporter permease: MGYVWEFGVVFNQLDLLLAGLLNTLKITGGALLFGIPLGLLAAILRLSTYKWLRVPVGVLIEFFRTTPPIVQLFWFFFALPMLSGIEMDPFRASLVTFSIQSSAFFAEVFRGGIVSIESGQWEAARAIGMSYLESMRRIILPQAVKRMIPAFLERVIELMKTTTLVATVSYADLLYQANNIAQSTYRPLEVFTVAAGLYFIVLFPTSLLVKHIERQLGKTGEGTVH; encoded by the coding sequence ATGGGCTATGTTTGGGAATTTGGAGTAGTTTTCAACCAGTTGGATCTGCTACTAGCAGGTCTGCTGAACACATTGAAGATCACTGGTGGGGCACTTCTATTTGGGATTCCACTCGGTCTGCTTGCAGCAATTCTTCGGTTGAGCACATATAAGTGGCTCAGAGTCCCTGTGGGGGTATTGATTGAGTTCTTTCGAACCACACCACCGATCGTTCAATTGTTTTGGTTTTTCTTTGCTTTGCCGATGCTCTCCGGTATTGAGATGGATCCATTTCGAGCTTCTTTGGTAACCTTCTCAATTCAATCCTCTGCTTTTTTTGCTGAAGTGTTCCGTGGTGGAATTGTTTCCATTGAAAGTGGACAGTGGGAAGCAGCTCGGGCTATCGGAATGAGCTATCTGGAGTCGATGCGCAGAATCATTCTCCCCCAGGCAGTCAAACGCATGATCCCTGCGTTTTTGGAACGTGTGATTGAATTGATGAAGACCACGACGTTGGTTGCCACGGTATCTTATGCGGATCTCCTCTATCAGGCGAATAACATTGCTCAGTCAACTTATCGACCATTAGAAGTCTTCACAGTGGCGGCCGGACTCTATTTCATTGTTTTGTTTCCCACATCTCTGCTGGTCAAGCACATTGAGCGTCAGCTGGGCAAGACAGGCGAAGGCACAGTGCACTGA